Proteins co-encoded in one Homoserinimonas aerilata genomic window:
- the gyrB gene encoding DNA topoisomerase (ATP-hydrolyzing) subunit B, producing MSSPSPENSSENDISPAPAAPAASPRKPQTADEQKHNNESYGAGQIQVLEGLEAVRKRPGMYIGSTGPRGLHHLVYEIVDNSVDEALAGYCDTILITILRNGGVRVVDNGRGIPVDIHPVEKKSTVEVVLTILHAGGKFGGGGYAVSGGLHGVGSSVVNALSKELDVEVRRQGNVYRQQFQNGVPQAPLEKGEASDDTGTTITFWPNDEIFETVVFDYETLRTRFQQMAFLNKGLTISLTDEREQEDGSDGRGDVFLYQRGLVDYVEYLNSAKKAEVVHPDIISIESEDTERRIALEVAMQWTTSYSESVHTYANTINTHEGGTHEEGFRAALTTTVNRYAREKGILKEKDENLTGDDVREGLTAVISVKLGEPQFEGQTKTKLGNTEAKSFVQKVAGEALTDWFGRNPVQAKDVIRKALQASAARMAARKAREQTRRKGLLESGGMPGKLRDCASKDPSVSEIFIVEGDSAGGSAVQGRNPDTQAILPLRGKILNVEKARLDRALGNAEVQAMITAFGAGIGEDFDPEKVRYHKIVLMADADVDGQHITTLLLTLVFRYMRPLIDLGYVYLAQPPLYRLKWSNSPHEYVYSDRERDAFVEAGLAAGKRIPKENGIQRYKGLGEMDYKELWETTMDPETRTLLQVTLDDAAAADEIFSTLMGEDVESRRNFIQRNAKDVRFLDI from the coding sequence ATGTCATCCCCTTCGCCCGAGAATTCATCTGAGAACGACATTTCCCCCGCTCCCGCAGCTCCTGCGGCTTCTCCTCGCAAGCCGCAGACCGCCGATGAGCAGAAGCACAACAACGAGAGCTACGGCGCCGGCCAGATCCAGGTGCTCGAGGGTCTCGAGGCTGTGCGCAAGCGTCCCGGCATGTACATCGGCTCGACCGGTCCGCGCGGTCTTCACCACCTGGTCTACGAGATCGTAGACAACTCGGTCGATGAGGCCCTCGCCGGCTACTGCGACACCATCCTCATCACGATCCTCCGCAACGGTGGGGTGCGCGTGGTCGACAACGGGCGAGGCATCCCGGTCGACATCCACCCGGTCGAGAAGAAGTCGACCGTCGAGGTCGTTCTCACCATCCTTCACGCCGGCGGAAAGTTCGGTGGCGGCGGATACGCCGTCTCCGGCGGGCTCCACGGCGTCGGCAGCTCGGTGGTCAACGCGCTCTCCAAGGAACTCGACGTCGAGGTCCGCCGGCAGGGCAACGTCTACCGCCAGCAGTTCCAGAACGGTGTGCCGCAGGCTCCGCTCGAGAAGGGCGAGGCATCCGACGACACAGGAACGACGATCACCTTCTGGCCGAATGACGAGATCTTCGAGACCGTCGTCTTCGACTACGAGACCCTCCGCACCCGCTTCCAGCAGATGGCCTTCCTCAACAAGGGCCTCACGATCTCCCTCACGGACGAGCGCGAACAGGAGGACGGCAGCGATGGCCGCGGCGACGTGTTCCTGTACCAGCGCGGTCTCGTCGACTACGTCGAATATCTGAACTCGGCCAAGAAGGCCGAGGTCGTGCATCCGGACATCATCTCGATCGAGTCGGAGGACACGGAGCGCAGGATCGCCCTCGAGGTCGCGATGCAGTGGACCACCTCGTACAGCGAGAGCGTGCACACCTACGCGAACACCATCAACACACACGAGGGTGGCACGCACGAGGAGGGCTTCCGCGCGGCGCTGACCACCACGGTCAACCGTTATGCGCGTGAGAAGGGCATCCTCAAGGAGAAGGACGAGAACCTCACCGGCGACGACGTGCGCGAGGGTCTCACCGCGGTCATCTCCGTGAAGCTCGGCGAACCGCAGTTCGAGGGCCAGACCAAGACGAAGCTCGGCAACACCGAGGCGAAGTCCTTCGTTCAGAAGGTTGCCGGCGAGGCGCTCACCGACTGGTTCGGGCGCAACCCGGTGCAGGCGAAGGATGTCATCCGCAAGGCCCTGCAGGCATCCGCCGCCAGGATGGCCGCGCGCAAGGCCCGCGAGCAGACCCGCCGCAAGGGCCTGCTGGAGTCGGGCGGCATGCCCGGCAAGCTGAGGGACTGCGCGAGCAAGGACCCGAGCGTGTCGGAGATCTTCATCGTGGAGGGTGACTCGGCTGGTGGTTCTGCCGTGCAGGGGCGCAACCCCGACACCCAGGCGATCCTGCCGCTTCGGGGCAAAATCCTCAACGTGGAGAAGGCGCGTCTCGACCGTGCCCTGGGCAATGCCGAGGTGCAGGCGATGATCACGGCGTTCGGCGCCGGAATCGGTGAGGACTTCGACCCGGAGAAGGTCAGGTACCACAAGATCGTGCTCATGGCCGATGCCGACGTCGATGGCCAGCACATCACGACGCTGCTGCTGACGCTGGTGTTCCGCTACATGCGTCCGCTCATCGACCTCGGTTACGTCTACCTGGCCCAGCCGCCGCTGTACCGACTCAAGTGGTCGAACTCGCCGCACGAATACGTGTACTCCGATCGGGAGCGTGACGCATTCGTCGAGGCCGGCCTCGCCGCCGGCAAGCGCATCCCGAAGGAGAACGGCATCCAGCGCTACAAGGGTCTGGGTGAGATGGACTACAAGGAGCTGTGGGAGACCACCATGGATCCGGAGACCCGCACGCTGCTGCAGGTGACCCTCGACGATGCGGCCGCCGCCGACGAGATCTTCTCCACCCTCATGGGAGAAGACGTCGAGTCGCGCCGTAACTTCATCCAGCGGAACGCCAAGGACGTGCGTTTCCTCGACATCTAG
- a CDS encoding DUF721 domain-containing protein produces the protein MAEPADQKPVADAQEHVEVYLRFRRVFGDGSSRSRDARKRSKKEPGASTPFGSGRDPHGIGDVMDALTSRLGWNSPIARSEVIASWDRIVGEETAEHSSPIGIEEGVLTVRCDSTAWATQLRLMRVQIMTHIAREFPDAGIDSVRFSGPNAPSWKRGPRSIPGRGPRDTYG, from the coding sequence ATGGCTGAGCCGGCGGATCAGAAGCCAGTTGCGGATGCCCAGGAGCATGTCGAGGTGTATCTGCGCTTCAGGCGCGTCTTCGGTGATGGGTCGTCGCGCTCCCGGGATGCACGCAAACGCTCGAAGAAGGAGCCCGGCGCGAGCACGCCCTTCGGCTCCGGCAGGGATCCGCACGGCATCGGCGACGTCATGGATGCGCTCACCAGCCGGCTGGGCTGGAATTCTCCGATCGCGCGGTCGGAGGTGATCGCCTCGTGGGACCGGATCGTGGGGGAGGAGACCGCGGAGCATTCCTCGCCGATCGGCATCGAGGAGGGTGTGCTGACGGTGCGCTGCGATTCGACGGCATGGGCCACGCAGCTGCGCCTGATGAGGGTGCAGATCATGACGCACATCGCGCGGGAGTTCCCGGATGCGGGCATCGACTCGGTTCGCTTCAGCGGACCGAACGCCCCTTCCTGGAAACGGGGCCCCAGATCGATTCCAGGGCGCGGCCCTCGCGATACTTACGGTTGA
- the recF gene encoding DNA replication/repair protein RecF (All proteins in this family for which functions are known are DNA-binding proteins that assist the filamentation of RecA onto DNA for the initiation of recombination or recombinational repair.): MFVSHLSLTDFRNYSRAEVPLETGPNLFVGSNGQGKTNLVESLGFLSTLGSHRVSSDQAMIRQGQQAAIVRARLQHGERQLLVEVQINRGAANKAQVNRSAIKPRELPRYFSSVLFAPEDLALVRGEPSGRRRFLDELLVQLSPRMAGVIADYDRVLRQRNTLLKSARASGVKGSQLSTLEVWDERLVDLGSQLIEARTGLVARLLPEVAAAYETIAGEDHHATLSNALSILSSGGEDDDETPSDARSGAISAADTAVAFRNSLERLRRSELDRAVTLVGPHRDDLVLELNRLPARGYASHGESWSFALALKLASAQLLRRESSTGDPVLILDDVFAELDEKRRGRLASAVHDVEQVLITAAVHDDVPEQLRAHTVHISGGTIVDGSTHGESDG, encoded by the coding sequence TTGTTCGTCTCGCACCTCAGTCTCACCGATTTCAGGAACTACTCGCGCGCAGAGGTCCCGCTTGAAACGGGCCCGAACCTTTTCGTGGGCAGCAACGGCCAGGGCAAGACGAATCTGGTCGAGTCGCTCGGCTTTCTGAGCACGCTCGGATCGCATCGGGTGTCGAGTGATCAGGCCATGATCAGGCAGGGTCAGCAGGCTGCGATCGTTCGGGCCCGACTGCAGCACGGTGAACGCCAGCTGCTCGTCGAGGTCCAGATCAATCGGGGTGCCGCGAACAAGGCGCAGGTCAACAGGTCCGCCATCAAGCCCCGTGAGCTTCCGCGCTATTTCTCGAGCGTGTTGTTCGCTCCGGAGGATCTGGCGCTCGTGCGCGGGGAGCCCTCGGGTCGGCGCCGCTTTCTCGACGAGCTGCTGGTGCAGCTCTCCCCGCGGATGGCCGGGGTCATCGCCGATTACGACAGGGTTCTGCGACAGCGCAACACGCTTCTCAAGTCGGCTCGAGCATCCGGGGTCAAGGGTTCTCAGCTCAGCACACTCGAGGTGTGGGATGAGCGCCTGGTCGATCTCGGGTCCCAGCTGATCGAAGCCCGAACGGGTCTTGTCGCCCGCCTGTTGCCCGAGGTGGCCGCGGCCTACGAGACGATCGCCGGTGAAGACCATCATGCGACGCTCTCCAATGCCCTGAGCATCCTGTCATCCGGCGGCGAGGATGACGACGAGACCCCGTCGGATGCGCGCAGTGGCGCGATCAGTGCCGCGGATACTGCGGTCGCGTTCAGAAATTCACTCGAGCGGCTCCGCCGCAGCGAATTGGATCGAGCGGTCACGCTCGTCGGGCCGCATCGCGACGATCTCGTGCTTGAGTTGAACCGGCTTCCGGCGCGCGGCTATGCGAGTCATGGTGAGTCCTGGTCCTTCGCGCTGGCCCTCAAGCTCGCGTCGGCCCAGCTTCTGCGGCGGGAATCCTCGACGGGTGACCCGGTGCTGATCCTCGATGATGTGTTCGCCGAACTGGATGAGAAGCGGCGCGGAAGACTGGCATCCGCGGTTCATGATGTCGAACAGGTACTCATCACCGCTGCCGTTCACGATGATGTTCCCGAGCAGTTGCGCGCCCACACGGTGCACATCTCGGGCGGCACGATCGTGGATGGCTCCACACATGGTGAGTCGGATGGCTGA
- the dnaN gene encoding DNA polymerase III subunit beta, whose translation MKFQVNRDVFSEAVSFAVKLLPQRTTLPILSGILIETTDAGLRLSSFDYEVSAQTTIEASVEEPGVILVSGRLLADIASRLPNAPVQFSTDGSKISVVCGPAHFTLLSMPVEEYPTLPEVEEQSGLLPADAFSDAVSQVAVAASRDDVTPVITGVQLEVTQTSLSLIATDRYRVAVREIEWDAGDTVISEPITALVPARTLQEIGKTFGHSGTISVAITNKDEREIIAFRADQKTVTSLLIKGNFPPVKRLFPEDVENYAVLNTGELIEAVRRVSLVLEREAALRFTFTTDGLTLEAIGSEQAQASEAIDAHLNGGDMVVSLKPQFLLDGLSAVHSEFVRISFTRTENPNKPGPVLITSQTSKDQPAADSYKYLLQPNLLLR comes from the coding sequence ATGAAGTTTCAGGTCAACCGCGACGTTTTCAGTGAGGCCGTCTCGTTTGCCGTGAAGCTCCTGCCACAGCGCACGACCCTTCCGATCCTCAGCGGCATCCTCATCGAGACGACGGATGCCGGACTCCGGCTGTCATCGTTCGATTACGAGGTCTCGGCCCAGACGACGATCGAGGCGAGTGTCGAGGAGCCGGGCGTCATCCTGGTCTCCGGTCGGCTCCTGGCTGACATCGCGAGCAGGCTCCCGAACGCTCCCGTGCAGTTCTCCACAGACGGTTCCAAGATTTCGGTCGTCTGTGGTCCCGCCCACTTCACCCTCCTGAGCATGCCCGTCGAGGAGTACCCGACCCTGCCCGAGGTCGAGGAGCAGTCCGGTCTTCTGCCGGCGGATGCCTTCTCGGATGCCGTCTCGCAGGTCGCGGTCGCCGCATCCCGCGACGATGTCACGCCTGTCATCACGGGTGTGCAGCTCGAGGTGACGCAGACGAGCCTCAGTCTCATCGCGACCGACCGCTACCGCGTCGCGGTGCGCGAGATCGAGTGGGACGCCGGCGACACGGTCATCTCTGAGCCGATCACCGCGCTGGTACCTGCGCGCACCCTGCAGGAGATCGGCAAGACCTTCGGGCACAGCGGCACCATCTCGGTTGCCATCACGAACAAGGACGAGCGCGAGATCATCGCGTTCCGGGCCGATCAGAAGACCGTCACATCGCTGCTGATCAAGGGAAACTTCCCGCCGGTCAAGAGGCTCTTCCCCGAGGATGTCGAGAACTACGCGGTTCTCAACACGGGCGAGCTCATCGAGGCCGTGCGTCGTGTCTCGCTCGTTCTCGAGCGGGAGGCCGCGCTGCGCTTCACCTTCACGACGGATGGCCTCACCCTCGAGGCGATCGGCAGTGAGCAGGCCCAGGCATCCGAGGCCATCGACGCGCATCTCAACGGTGGCGACATGGTCGTCTCGTTGAAGCCGCAGTTCCTGCTCGATGGTCTGAGCGCGGTTCACTCGGAGTTCGTGCGCATCAGCTTCACGCGCACCGAGAACCCCAACAAGCCGGGCCCTGTGCTCATCACCAGTCAGACGTCGAAGGACCAGCCGGCCGCCGACAGCTACAAGTACCTGCTTCAGCCGAACCTGTTGCTTCGCTAG
- the dnaA gene encoding chromosomal replication initiator protein DnaA, with protein sequence MTDSADPTQGFWQNILTTLRSDERITPQLQGFLSLVEPRGIMAGTLYLEVPNDLTRGMLEQRIRLPLLNAISSLGDESELTNFAIVVNPEISHSDLEQPADPIDDQPYIEQPAPPTIDSSKRSDSRLNPKYNFDNFVIGGSNRFAHAAAVAVAEAPAKAYNPLFIYGDSGLGKTHLLHAIGHYAESLYPGIRVRYVSSEEFTNDFINSIANNRSSVFQSRYRDIDILLIDDIQFLQGKDSTQEAFFHTFNTLHDHNKQLVITSDLPPKHLTGFEDRMRSRFEWGLITDVQAPDLETRIAILRKKAQSERLQVPDDILEYMASKVSSNIRELEGTLIRVTAFSSLNKTPVDLALVQTVLKDLITLDDDNVIAPVEIINHTAAYFKLTVDDLYGSSRSQAVATARQIAMYLCREMTSLSLPKIGQLFGNRDHTTVMYANKKITELMKERRSIYNQVTELTSRIKQNQRFNS encoded by the coding sequence ATGACCGATTCAGCCGATCCCACACAGGGATTCTGGCAGAACATCCTGACAACCCTGCGATCGGATGAGCGGATCACCCCTCAGCTGCAGGGATTCCTCAGTCTGGTGGAGCCCCGGGGCATCATGGCCGGCACCCTCTACCTCGAGGTTCCGAACGATCTCACCCGCGGGATGCTGGAGCAGCGCATCCGCCTCCCCCTCCTCAACGCGATCTCCTCGCTCGGCGATGAGAGTGAGCTCACCAACTTCGCCATCGTCGTGAATCCGGAGATCTCGCACAGCGATCTCGAACAGCCCGCGGACCCCATCGACGACCAGCCCTATATAGAGCAGCCGGCGCCGCCGACCATCGACAGCAGCAAGCGCAGCGATTCGCGGCTCAACCCCAAGTACAACTTCGACAACTTCGTCATCGGCGGATCCAACCGCTTCGCGCATGCCGCGGCCGTCGCTGTTGCCGAGGCCCCGGCCAAGGCCTATAACCCCCTCTTCATCTACGGCGACTCCGGCCTGGGCAAGACCCATCTTCTGCACGCGATCGGCCACTACGCGGAGAGCCTCTATCCGGGCATCCGGGTGCGCTATGTGAGCTCGGAGGAGTTCACGAACGACTTCATCAACTCGATCGCCAACAACAGGTCGTCGGTCTTCCAGTCTCGCTACCGCGACATCGACATCCTGCTCATCGACGACATCCAGTTCCTGCAGGGCAAGGACAGCACGCAGGAGGCGTTCTTCCACACCTTCAACACGCTCCACGATCACAACAAGCAGTTGGTGATCACGAGCGATCTGCCGCCCAAGCATCTGACCGGTTTCGAGGATCGGATGCGCTCCCGCTTCGAGTGGGGCCTGATCACGGATGTCCAGGCCCCCGATCTTGAGACCCGCATCGCGATCCTCCGCAAGAAAGCGCAGAGCGAGCGGCTCCAGGTGCCCGACGACATCCTCGAGTACATGGCGTCGAAGGTGTCGTCGAACATCCGCGAGCTCGAGGGAACCCTCATCAGGGTCACGGCGTTCTCGAGCCTGAACAAGACCCCCGTCGATCTGGCGCTCGTGCAGACCGTACTCAAGGATCTGATCACGCTCGACGACGACAATGTGATCGCGCCGGTGGAGATCATCAATCACACCGCTGCATACTTCAAACTCACGGTCGATGACCTCTACGGTTCGTCTCGCTCGCAGGCTGTCGCGACGGCCCGGCAGATCGCCATGTATCTGTGCCGTGAGATGACGAGCCTGTCGCTGCCGAAGATCGGCCAGTTGTTCGGCAACCGCGACCACACGACGGTCATGTATGCGAACAAGAAGATCACGGAGCTCATGAAGGAGCGCCGCTCGATCTACAACCAGGTCACCGAGTTGACGAGTCGCATCAAGCAGAATCAGCGTTTCAACTCCTGA
- the rpmH gene encoding 50S ribosomal protein L34, translating to MSKRTFQPNNRRRAKVHGFRLRMRTRAGRAILAARRRKGRTELSA from the coding sequence ATGAGCAAGAGAACTTTCCAGCCGAACAACCGTCGCCGGGCCAAGGTCCACGGCTTCCGTCTTCGTATGCGCACCCGTGCCGGTCGCGCGATCCTGGCCGCCCGTCGGCGCAAGGGCCGCACCGAGCTCTCGGCGTAG
- the rnpA gene encoding ribonuclease P protein component has protein sequence MLARANRLVRAADYRAVVRRGRRTSTSLVTVSITARPDSSARRFGFIVSKAVGNAVVRNRVRRRLKAICSEYVTIPDAAVHDDSAATFEDPSSGDSARRSPAGGADIVLRAHPPTATIDWDSLRSDVDGLLSKALGASVTPSVPHSADANVSRETVEGS, from the coding sequence GTGCTGGCTCGAGCCAACCGGCTCGTCAGGGCCGCTGACTACCGTGCTGTCGTTCGGCGCGGACGACGCACATCGACGTCTTTGGTGACGGTTTCTATCACTGCTCGCCCGGACTCTTCGGCGCGCCGTTTCGGCTTCATTGTCTCCAAGGCTGTGGGCAATGCAGTGGTGCGCAACAGGGTCAGGCGCCGGCTCAAGGCGATCTGTTCCGAGTATGTGACGATTCCGGATGCTGCGGTGCACGACGATTCCGCCGCCACGTTCGAGGATCCTTCTTCCGGTGATTCCGCTCGCCGCTCCCCCGCAGGTGGTGCCGACATCGTCTTGAGGGCGCACCCGCCGACGGCGACCATCGACTGGGACTCTCTGCGAAGTGACGTCGACGGCCTTCTCAGCAAGGCGCTCGGCGCATCCGTCACTCCCTCGGTTCCACACTCGGCGGATGCGAATGTTTCACGTGAAACAGTGGAGGGGTCATGA
- the yidD gene encoding membrane protein insertion efficiency factor YidD, which produces MTALHVSPRVTDDREPEHPNIRSFGTGLLLLPRNVSIAVLQTYRKLVSPLYGDVCRYYPSCSSYALGAIQQHGVFKGIWLGSLRILRCNPWSAGGVDDVPENKRHSHHTNRFGFVTSCEAAHSARDANISSTPESKHHRKV; this is translated from the coding sequence ATGACAGCCCTCCATGTCTCCCCGCGCGTGACGGATGATCGCGAGCCAGAGCATCCGAACATCCGTAGTTTCGGAACAGGGTTACTTCTTCTCCCCCGCAACGTGTCGATCGCGGTTCTCCAGACATATCGCAAGCTCGTGTCGCCACTCTACGGAGATGTCTGTCGCTACTACCCCTCCTGCTCGAGCTACGCGCTCGGTGCCATTCAGCAGCACGGGGTGTTCAAGGGAATCTGGCTCGGATCTCTGCGGATCCTCCGCTGCAATCCCTGGTCTGCCGGCGGAGTCGACGATGTGCCCGAGAACAAGAGGCACAGCCATCACACCAACCGTTTCGGCTTCGTCACATCCTGTGAGGCCGCGCATTCCGCGCGTGACGCGAACATCTCATCCACACCCGAATCGAAGCACCACAGAAAGGTCTGA
- the yidC gene encoding membrane protein insertase YidC — MDFLGTILWPIKWVIEAILVAFHWFFTSLGMDADAGTTWVLSIVGLVLVVRAALIPIFVKQIKSQRRMLEVSPQLKKIQDKYKGKKDQFSREAMSRETMELYKKTGTNPLSSCLPLLLQMPIFFGLFSVLQNAQHEGIGVGLLTKSLSHSFGESVFLGAPLKLAISTAEGNVNVIVIASIMVVLMTASQFITQLQIMSKNQSPEMQASPMFKQQRILLYMLPLVFLFSGFTFPLGVMFYWLVSNFWTMAQQFLVIRNMPTPGSEAALAREARMAKRAQRRGITIVEDSDSPEIEAPKTTQRQQPVNPKNRNKKKK; from the coding sequence ATGGATTTCCTAGGAACGATTCTCTGGCCCATCAAATGGGTCATCGAGGCCATCCTCGTCGCTTTTCACTGGTTCTTCACCTCCCTGGGGATGGACGCGGATGCGGGAACGACCTGGGTCCTGTCCATCGTCGGCCTCGTGCTCGTCGTCCGCGCAGCGCTCATCCCGATCTTCGTCAAGCAGATCAAGAGCCAGCGCCGGATGCTCGAGGTCTCCCCCCAGCTGAAGAAGATCCAGGACAAGTACAAGGGCAAGAAGGACCAGTTCTCTCGCGAGGCCATGTCGCGCGAGACGATGGAGCTCTACAAGAAGACCGGAACCAATCCGCTCAGCTCCTGCCTCCCCCTCCTGCTGCAGATGCCGATCTTCTTCGGCCTCTTCTCGGTGCTGCAGAACGCTCAGCACGAAGGAATCGGCGTAGGCCTGCTCACCAAGTCGCTCTCGCATTCCTTCGGTGAGTCCGTCTTCCTTGGTGCGCCGCTCAAGCTGGCCATCAGCACCGCCGAAGGCAACGTCAATGTCATCGTCATCGCCTCGATCATGGTCGTTCTGATGACCGCGTCGCAGTTCATCACGCAGCTGCAGATCATGTCGAAGAACCAGTCGCCCGAGATGCAGGCGAGCCCCATGTTCAAGCAGCAGCGCATCCTGCTCTACATGCTCCCCCTGGTGTTCCTCTTCTCCGGCTTCACCTTCCCCCTCGGCGTCATGTTCTACTGGCTGGTCTCCAACTTCTGGACCATGGCCCAGCAGTTCCTCGTCATCCGCAACATGCCGACCCCTGGCAGCGAAGCCGCCCTGGCACGCGAGGCGCGTATGGCGAAGCGGGCCCAGCGTCGCGGAATCACGATCGTCGAAGACAGCGATTCCCCGGAGATCGAGGCTCCCAAGACGACCCAGCGCCAGCAACCCGTCAACCCCAAGAACCGCAACAAGAAGAAGAAGTAG
- a CDS encoding protein jag gives MTDTTEDSTVHETAPAVDEATTLSQLEEEGEIAADYIEELLDITDLDGDIDIDARDGRAYVSVNSNEDSDLRLLSKPETVNALQELTRIAVQTKAGSFSRLILDVGGSREARQAELSKLVEHAIEKIEGGAASAALPPMSSYERKLVHDIVADRGFTSESHGEGRDRHTVITRA, from the coding sequence GTGACCGACACGACTGAAGACTCCACGGTGCACGAGACGGCTCCGGCCGTCGATGAGGCAACAACCCTCTCCCAGCTCGAGGAGGAGGGTGAGATCGCCGCCGACTACATCGAGGAACTCCTCGACATCACCGATCTCGACGGGGACATCGACATCGATGCCCGTGACGGTCGCGCCTATGTCTCAGTGAACTCGAACGAGGACAGCGATCTTCGCCTCCTGTCGAAGCCGGAGACGGTGAATGCGCTGCAGGAGCTGACCCGCATCGCGGTGCAGACGAAGGCCGGATCGTTCTCGCGGCTGATCCTTGATGTCGGCGGATCGCGCGAAGCACGTCAGGCCGAGCTGAGCAAGCTCGTCGAGCACGCGATCGAGAAGATCGAGGGAGGGGCCGCCTCTGCTGCACTCCCCCCGATGTCCTCCTACGAGCGCAAGCTCGTGCACGATATCGTCGCGGATCGGGGCTTCACCTCGGAGTCGCATGGCGAGGGTCGTGATCGCCACACGGTGATCACTCGCGCATAG
- the rsmG gene encoding 16S rRNA (guanine(527)-N(7))-methyltransferase RsmG, with the protein MTSAAPLPESLEPEPSVATALFGDRIDLARAFTNDLARRGEELGLIGPLELPRLWTRHVVNSALLAALLRPGRVGDIGSGAGLPGLVLAIARPDVDFVLIEPMERRVAWLNEQKSLLSLDNVEVVRARAEEAQLSPWLDQATARAVTALSKLIPLVAPLMKSGGELVFLKGASVEAELAAATKVIRKHRLTDVEIVMLGEDLDTEPTRVFRATVD; encoded by the coding sequence ATGACATCCGCAGCGCCTCTCCCTGAAAGTCTGGAACCGGAACCATCCGTGGCGACCGCGCTCTTCGGCGACCGCATCGATCTCGCTCGTGCCTTCACGAACGACCTCGCGCGGCGCGGAGAGGAGTTGGGGCTCATCGGCCCACTGGAACTCCCCCGCCTGTGGACGCGGCATGTCGTGAACTCCGCACTGCTTGCGGCGCTGCTGCGGCCGGGCCGGGTGGGTGACATCGGCAGCGGTGCTGGACTGCCCGGGCTTGTTCTGGCGATTGCGCGCCCGGATGTCGATTTTGTTCTCATCGAGCCGATGGAACGGCGGGTGGCCTGGCTGAATGAGCAGAAGAGCCTGCTCTCCCTCGACAATGTCGAGGTTGTTCGTGCCAGAGCGGAAGAGGCACAGCTGAGTCCCTGGCTCGATCAGGCAACGGCCCGCGCCGTCACCGCGCTTTCCAAGCTGATCCCGCTCGTTGCTCCCCTGATGAAGTCGGGCGGTGAATTGGTCTTCCTCAAGGGTGCGAGCGTCGAGGCCGAGCTCGCTGCCGCTACCAAGGTCATCCGCAAGCACCGCCTCACTGACGTCGAGATCGTGATGCTCGGTGAAGACCTCGACACCGAGCCCACGCGAGTCTTTCGGGCTACAGTTGATTGA
- a CDS encoding ParA family protein: protein MTRRRRAIEAEDLPVPSKTRVFTIANQKGGVGKTTTTVNLAAALAKSGARVLVIDLDPQGNASTALGIEHRSETASVYDVMINDVPMADVVQKSPESDLLFCIPATIHLAGAEIELVSMVAREQRLRSALDAFLAERDEPFHYVFIDCPPSLGLLTINAFVAAREVLIPIQCEYYALEGLSQLLNNIKLIERHLNPELNVSTILLTMYDSRTNLANQVAEDVRQHFPDQVLDTLIPRSVRISEAPSFGLSVIGYDANSPGSLSYLEAAAEIARRGAPIAQQ, encoded by the coding sequence ATCACGCGTCGTCGCCGTGCCATCGAGGCGGAGGACCTTCCCGTTCCCTCCAAGACCCGTGTCTTCACCATCGCGAACCAGAAGGGCGGCGTGGGTAAGACGACAACGACCGTCAACCTGGCCGCGGCGCTCGCGAAGAGCGGTGCTCGCGTGCTGGTCATCGACCTGGATCCGCAGGGAAACGCCTCCACAGCCCTCGGAATCGAGCACCGGTCCGAGACGGCGAGCGTGTACGACGTCATGATCAACGATGTGCCGATGGCGGATGTCGTACAGAAGAGCCCGGAAAGCGATCTTCTGTTCTGCATCCCCGCGACCATCCATCTCGCCGGCGCCGAAATCGAGCTGGTCTCGATGGTTGCGCGGGAACAGCGCCTGCGCTCGGCACTCGACGCCTTCTTGGCTGAGCGCGATGAGCCCTTCCATTACGTCTTCATCGACTGCCCGCCGTCGCTGGGCCTGTTGACGATCAACGCCTTCGTCGCAGCCCGTGAGGTGCTCATCCCCATCCAGTGCGAGTATTACGCACTCGAAGGTCTCAGCCAGCTCCTCAACAACATCAAGCTCATCGAGCGCCACCTCAATCCGGAGCTCAACGTCTCGACGATTCTGCTCACGATGTACGACTCCCGCACCAATCTGGCCAACCAGGTGGCCGAGGATGTTCGTCAGCATTTCCCGGATCAGGTCCTCGACACGCTCATTCCGCGCTCGGTGCGCATCTCCGAAGCTCCGAGTTTCGGGCTCAGCGTGATCGGCTACGACGCGAACTCTCCGGGCTCCCTGTCATACCTCGAGGCGGCCGCGGAGATCGCTCGCCGCGGTGCACCGATAGCACAGCAGTAG